The nucleotide sequence TAACAATGTGCGATAGATACTCTGGCGGCAAGGTGTacatctgtttcttcgtttTCACGCCGTTGCATTTAAACACTCGAATTTCTCTAGTAGTTCCGCTGGCAAGAGAAACTGGAACGTTCGTAGGCGCACGAAGATAGCCCCCGGAATGAGTTGCCTGTGATTTTTCTCTTTCATTGTCCACTTCTGTCTCGTTATTCGTTTCATTCTTCGTTTCACCCGCATTAGTTTCGACATTGCCATCGGCGTTATTATTCGTAGGTATCCTCTCTTGCCAGTGGGCCCTAGATTCTTTGTTGTCACGCCTGTCGTGTTCTTCTACGGATGTGACATCGTCGCCATCGTGGTCGTCGACAACGCCTGAGTCGTCTAACGACGAGTGTTGATTACTGTTGTTACTTGCTTGTCGAGAATGAAGCATTCCACGATTTGGCGCCAATCTATGAACCCCGTTGTTATTCTCTACAGTTCGTGGGCTAATATTTTGTAGAAGTAAGTGAGACGGTCGAACGTTCGAATGTCTTGGACTTGGGCTCGGGCTTGGCGTCACCGACCTAATCGAACAGAAAGTTACAATAGAAATCATTGAAacgatttttcttatttgtcGAGCAATTCGACTTTATTATGACGAATGGTATACCTGCTTGGCACAGAGCCACCTTTATCTTGACCAGATGAACCAGAACCGGCAGTGCTTCTCCCACGTCTTCTTCTTCGTGTTTTTTTGCGCGTGTAACTACTTAGGAGAACTCCTTTCCTCGCGTctaatttcttttgtttttctttggCAAGCGTCTTCACATTGATTTTTGTCGGGTCGAAACTAAACGTCGAGTCCTCGCGATGGTCGGTTAAGTCCTTTCTTCGTTCCTGTCGTATCAGTTGCAAGATAAGGTCAAAGGCAGACAACTCGAGGTAAACAATTACAACGATTATATACCTCGTTCGTAATTTCGGCTTCCTCCTCATAGCTCAGCGCAACGACAGCGAGCATCAAATTGATCAAATAAAACGAGCCGAAAAACACGACCACCGTGAAGAACGAGACGCTGATAGGTCCGCACGCCGACAATACCTAAAAACCAATATAGCAATTCTTGTTATACCTCGCAAACTAACTTGTTATGTAAATAGTGATTCCTTGGCGAAACAATTATCCGTGCGGAAAAGAAGTTGACCAACTACCTTATTATAGACGTCTTCCCAATAATCCAGAGTAATCAGTTGAAACGTGGTGAGCATCGACCACAGAAAGTTGTCGAAATTTGTATATCCATGGTTTGGATTTGGGCCAACACAAAGACAGATGTAACTTTCGTTGCAGTGCCTAAAACGTAGGGTTTCTCTCGAGTTAAAATTGGCATATCATTTAAAACAGTCGCGCGTAATAAAGAACCAAGTTTGGCTAACCTGGCGCCGGTTGCGTTACCGCAAATTATTGGTTCTTCGTCTTCATCGAATGCCCAGTTGGACGAGTTCCAAGTCCACCTGCGGACGGTACAAGGTATCGGTTAATGCCTCTTGAGAGTCAACGAGCCATTGTCTCTCAAGTTAATACATATGTATCCGTATAAATACTTTGCAAGCAACATGTTAGAATCTAAGTAGAACATATTACGGCGAACAATACGTACTCTCTCCAATCGACTTGAGTATTATTGAATTCCACATTTTTTACGCATTTATTCCGAAGTTCACCCATGTAAACTTGTAGAGCAAAAAGTGCAAAAACCATCAGGCAGAAGATCGTGAGCGTCATTACTTCGGCAAGTTGCTTAAAACTATGTAACAATGCATTGATGATGGTTTTTAAGCCTgcaaaaatattcgataaacgATTATCCTTATTTTCATCCCATTATTTTCTTACGAaagcaatttttttttataactttttctGATAGACAATTCTAACAAATTTGTTGATCATTCATTGATTTACGAATTGTGTCAATTCTGTCTGTTTCACGTCAATCAGACCGATAATGATATTGTTTATGTTTTACTGTAACGCCAATATTTCTCAATCTTTTTCGAGTCATGACTCCACTTTGTAATAGCCGAATAACCAGCATATCCCTGCCCTATCGCATTTATATCACGTTACTATCACTTCCTTTCATTTATTGCGCTATCTATATGTGTACCATGTATATCATAGCAGACGATATATCTAAATTGGAACGAACGAATGTCGGAAATTTCTGATGTGATTTTGTGTTGATAAGGTAAAGTAATTTCAACTAAAGAAACACGGCAATCCCCAGAAACCAATTTGCAATTCCGTCGCTTCCAAGGTCTAGGAAGCCACCGGGTTTTACACGATATTTTCTCCTAATctcgaagagagaaaagaaagggagATGTCTGTAGAAAGTCGGCTTTCTTAAAGATTTTTACCAGGCATAATGGAAACAGTTTTGAGGGCTCTCAATACTCGGAATGTTCTCAACCCAGCCAAATTTCCTACTTCCATTCCAATAGTCGCATAACCACTGGTGATCACCACGAAATCCAACCAGTTCCACGGATTTCGCAAGTAAGTGTATTTATTGAGCGCAAATCCCTTGGCTATCGATTTGATCACCATTTCGGCCGTGTATATAGCTAAGAATATATATCTGGAAaacaaaagagaagaagcgACGTATTATATTCCTAGAGGTTTGATTAATCCGAGAAGTTGCGCGCGCCCCGTGAAAATGCTTACTCGGCTTCCTCGATAGTTTCCGTCATGGCGAGGAAGGCACAATTTAATATTATCGTAGCCATGACTATATAATCGAAGTACTGATTCGTGCTTAGGTAAATACAATACCGCCTTATAGGATTCCACGGGGAAAATATGAACCAGCTGTTTGTCGCCGTGAATCGGTGAATGTAATTTTTACGAAATCTCTTCGATACCACGCAGAATGTCTGAAACACACGGTACGAGTGATACATGAATCAAATGTTCCGCCATGAATATGCCAgaagaaatattctttttaagAATTAAAAGGAAATAGCGATATCATTGATATTTTCGATAACTAAACGCATATGACGTACTCCGAGACTGACATTAGTAAGATCGAGTGAAACTCTTAACGACTAAAAATCAAACGACTAGTTTCGAGGTGATTAGTTTTACTTTTTACgagcaacaattttttttttttttttttgcaaccTTACAATTATATCATAAATTTAAATCATGTTAATCCTATAATTATTCCTTCTCTACCTTAAAATACCTTAAATAGGGGGTGTCCGGCAATATCGGGGAATCACTTTGGCAGTGGATCCTGCGCATGAAAGATGAAAAGGGTTTGTCTAAACATATGCTCTATACGACCTTGTCTCCGAGTTATAGCGAGGTTTTTCTTTGACAAACTGTATCTGCATACCTTCGCGAGATGCAATCAAAATGACCTGCTTAAATGCGAAGATTGGAGACGTTTTATCATCGAATGGAAATTTTCACAGGCGTAGAATACAAAGTTCAACGTCGTATATCGAGTTCCGTTTGTAAATAGGTACGCGAGATTAGTTCGACCGTCTCCATCTTCTGATAGAATTAGTCCAGTTGTAAAAAAAAAGTCCAAAGTTATAACTCAACTCGCTATAGCTGCTTATAGAACAGTGCGCATGTTCGCATGAACCTTTTCTATTACTTCCATGTGCAGAGTTGATGGTGGTGAAGGGGTTCCCCGATGTTGCGGCACAGCCTGCATATTAATCGAATTGAATATATGACGTTTAACTAATTATATCACAAGTTAACTAACGGTTAAccgataaaataatttaaaaaagcagGAGTCTAAAGACGTACCTCGTCGTAGATAAAGTTGTCAATCTCCTCGAGAGGCCTACCGTAAAGCTCAGTTGGGAAAGGTTCGAATTTGTTTGGAAGCACCGCGCCATCTTCGACCGACATTCGTCGTTTCGGCTGAAAGCCATAATCTCTGACGAGCTGTACGGTCTTGTTTTCCAACCTGTCGAGACTTTCCTTCGTGAAGAGTTTCACCGTTTGCTTATTGTTCCCGGTGGGAGTTTTAATGGACGACTTACTAGCGGCTTGGCCATTCTCAACTCCGTTCCTTCCATCTAGAATTTCACCGGCGATCGTTGTTCTGGGAATGCCGAGGGGATCCACTTGGATCTCCGCACTTCCAGAATCACCGGTCCCAGAATCGGCCGAAACGCCTGCTGCTGCGGCCAAGGGAGGTCGCAGCCTCGCCACATCTCTAGATCTCGAGATATCGTCGTCCGTAGACCTTTCTAAATTCGATCTGGTTCGCCTCGATCTGCCGATCTCTTCCGCCAAAGCTTCCTCCGGCTCCGACTCGAATCGGCTATCACGCTTTAAACGTCCGTCACGTGCAGCAGTGAATTCAAGCCCGGCGTCCGAAACGGACGACCTCGAACGTCTGTGATGTGTCTCTTCCGCGTACGATGTCAGTGGATAATTTGGAAAAATCGGCGAAGGTGTTTCGCTGGTCTCGTACTCTTGGCCGGTGTACTCCGGCGGACTGAGGCCCGTATACGGTGGCGGTGATGATTTCTCCACTTCCGGAGGCGAGATTGCATCGCATTCGCTGGTCTCACTCGCGGGAGAAATAAGTATCGAGGCAGAAGTTGTAACGAACGTCGAACTGTCATCTGGCCCTCTTCTCCCAGCGAGATCATCGGTTGAAACAGGTATCTTAGAATCACCAACGTCCGACTCCATCCACGTCGTCTGCTCGGAGCGCGGAAACTCAAGGAGAGACACACGAAGGGTACTGCACGCGGATCGAGCAATGCATTCTCCCTGTTGCTCGTCCTCCCTCTCGCGAATCCTTTCGACAGGTGGCGATCCATAATGATCCCTTCGTCTGGTGGCGGATTCATCGAATCTGGATCTAGGTTCGTAACCAGCAGCGTCCGTCTCTCCTCTCCTTAATGGCTGGGGTGTTCTCGAAATCCCGACTCTTGACCGATCCAAAAGCTCGAATTCCTCGGCTATGCCCGTAGGGAGATTTAAACTTCTTTGGCTTCCAATCTCTCGTGGCGATCTTTCGAGAGTATCTCGTGTGAGACCATGAGATCGAGTAGCCTCTCCTGACGAGAATCGAACGAGCTCTTCTCTGAAGAGATTCGTCGCGTAAAGGCCCGCCACTCGGGGTCGATTAGCGAAGCCATTGTCCTCAGAGCCGTTGCTCGGAGGGTTGGCAGAACCTTTGTATCCCTCACGGCCACCTTGCGAAGGTATCATTGGAATCTTTGGTTCCTCGGCTCACCGAAATGTGTACCTTTCATCGTTGCGGTTCCTACGTACAGCTTATCGCGTTTCCCTTCTATTCTTTTTCACCTTCGCGACTCGACAGCTCGTGCACATTCATCCATAAGAATCTCTTCCCTCGATAATAAACAAAAGCGTAGAAAACGCATAATACTGTTTGACCGCCGACTGGGCCTGCTTCTCGATATCGTCGTAGCACCACCGTATTACGGCAGGCTGGAAGGCAGCAGTTTCTTCCCCGCTAGTTTGATCGCCGGCCGTGTCTGGTATTCGATCACGATGCGTTCGTTTCGCACTTGTGGATATGCTCTTGTGTTTGTGCttcttttgaaatttcaaaggATGCAGCTGCTATTGACTGAGCGCGAACTCGTATGTGTGTCGCGGTACAGTATAtagattcttcttttttcgtcgATGACGATCGTGCCACTGCGGCGCGTTTCACCACCAAGCAGTAAAAAAGtcaagaagcagaacgaaaGCAAGAAAAACAGATATAATGAAAAGAAAGGGAGGAAGGACGAAGAGTCGGTCAGATGATTGGAAACCGGGAGACCAGGGACAGCAAGGAAAAACAAGGAAGGAGGAGGGAAGTATTAGAGTATACTCGAAAGAGACGTTGCGTGATTTTTCCTTGATATCTTGATGATCGATGTACCCCTAATCCGGCCTGGCCTGCGACGTCGTCACCTGGATATCGTTCACACACGATCCCGTCGTTGATCGCATCGCGAATAGAAAACAATGCCGAATAACAAGATAGAACAACAACAACAAGGAATGACGTAAAAACCAGTCTGTTGATTACTGGTCACTCCAGTAACGTATGACACTCGCGAATCATATTTACCATTTGCTTTATCCAAGGAGATTCAAAGCTTGGGCTCTGAATAGCGTTCCAAATTGGGTTTAAATGAGATGATAACGACGTGTCGACCAATTGGATGAGGAGGAAGAAAGAATCAGGCACATAAATTTGCGAGTAACGAGCCGAGGGGAACGCGATATTATGTGTTAAAATCGAAACGATGGGATGGAATGGGATTAGGATAGAAATTAACGCGTATTTAAATATAACGAGAGAAATGAACGTAAAGAGAAAGGAGGCAGCGAAGAAAACGAAGGATTTAGTAAGAGAAAGAGAACTGGAGGGAAAGAAAGGCGAAGATAGAAATAGAGATgaaggaaaataagaaaggaaacCGTGGTGTACCCTCGTCATATAGTTCGGTAAATTGTGACTTGAACAAGGGTGCAAAATCACGAACGTCTCCGACGAGAACTGTGACGATACTATGGGACGAAGTCGATTCGTTTCGCGCGCGCGCGTATTGAACGACCGAGGAAAACGGCTTTGAGGTCTCTCTTTCCCTGTATAAGCGAATCTATCTAAACCTAACACATCGAAATACATGCATGCACACGCGCATCGGGGGTTATCGCTACCGCGAAACTAGCGAACCACCAGCCTGCACGAATGCTCTTCGCTATCCCCCACTCTAGCTACAACTGACCCCTGCAGGTGATACTGTGGTCAACAAACATTattattcctttttctctcAACCAAtattatcttcttcttctttttctttttctcctcccGAAAATCAAACACAAACGACTTTAACGATAAAACATGGCGATGATTGTTTAGTGTTTCGCAGAAAAAGCCTCGTTCTTTTGTGCATATGTACCGTGCTGTATATAAAATCCTGAAATTCGCTTTGACGAGAGAGTTAAGAACATCATTACCTCTTTTCCTACTTTATTTCTTTGTCCCGAATCCTTTAAAATACCATATCGTACTTTCCCATTCCAACGTTTCCTTGCTATTCCGAAAATTGTTCTCGCGAATCTTCCACTCCTCTCTGACACATGCGGTATTCATCTACGATTTTCTCTTTGATCGACTTTAAATTTCGAATAAAACGTCCTAGTTCCTCAGGCtatatagctataactacaaaCTATCTTTCAAATACTTATTGATTTGTCCTCTAGCGTTGCTTTTGCTAGATGAAGTATTTGATTGGTATCAATTTTCACTAAGTACAACGTATAATACAATACTTAATTCTTAAAAGTATATGTTTGTCGAGAAATGTCTAAAAATCGTTAATTGATACTTCGTATTCGTGAATGaataattttgtctttggtATTTCGTTTATTGATAATTATATTCTTTCTCGTCCTTTGGACATCTATTTATATCTCCCCTATAAAGATCAACCATTAAGAGAAGAACAGGAAATtaactgaaataaaaataacgatttattattaatatttgtttatgAGATTTTgctgtaaataatatttaaataatacttatttttacatttatattttaacattCATATATATTAAGACTCATATATATTACGTTTATGTAACCTCAATATTCATAAAGTTCATTCGTCTATATATATTGCGTACATGTCGTACTATAtttgcatatatacatatgtatattgaaaATCGACATGatcataaatttaattttttcatgtgTAAGAAAAGATTTCGTATTCCTTAAAGTTTCATAATTTGTCCTTTAAATCAGCAAGAATATGTTGGATTGGACATGGACTAAAATTACTCTAGATGgaataatctattttctttcGATCATCGTTTATGGAAATTCTATTAGTTCTTGGAATATTTTAATCTAAAATATATCAAGCAAAAGCAAGAAAAATTACATTAATCTcaatcatatatgtatatacgtatgcaTAATGGAtgttcaaaaaataaaattcatgttattcttaatatttaaatcCGATTAGTTTTGTAAATAGCAAGCAATAAAATTTGTTGCGTTACGTGACACTCTACCTAGATATGTAACACGGTTAAACGTGTTATTATTTGGTTCGCTGTTTCCACTATAAAGATTCAAAGTTATAGATTCAAGAAATATAAcgtttttaaatgtgatatatataacgtatttcatgctacattataaaattgtatgaTCGAATACAATATAACACCTTTACACATTCGATCAACATGAAAActgaaaatataaagaattgTAAAACATAATAAGCACTGTTAATATTACTTTCCTTCTCCTAGTTTCCCAAACTTTAAGTTTTTAAACATATAGTAAATAAATTGAGATTTGccttaatgaaatatataaaaactcGGATAGTGCAGTGAGTTAAAACTGTTTTacctatttattattattatatcctcATTTGGAATCACtaataattaaaacaaatttcttGTTAACGATTATATGAAAATATCAAAAACCATACTGTTGGTATAGTGTACCCAATTGCTCGGTTGATACCATGCATTATAAAACACTGTATctctcatatatatattttttatataaattttaattgaacAATACAGAATTAGGATCTTCGTTGTCAAGTTGCTTCACGTGTCTCAATACATCCTTCTTTGTAATAACTCCGAGTAGTCGGCTGCAAAGTTGAACGTAGCCATGAAAAGTTAATATAATCTTGTATCGTACACAAAACAAgtaatacataaaataatagaaagtaATTACCCATTATGCGTAACAAGGGTTTGTCTTAATCCCAACTTTCTAAACATATCAACAACAGTCTCCATGGGTGTTTGGTCGGTAATTGTTATTGGAGCCATATCAAGGATCTTTTTCAATTTAAGTGGTGGAGGAGAATGAGTTTGAACGTTGTTTCCATTTGTAAATATAACCAATGATTGTCCAGTAATTTCCTCTGTCATACGTTTGGCATTTGCGATTGCAAGATTCAAATCTCTTCGTAACACGAAGCCAACAAGATATTGAGATTCTTTTGAAACTATCACTGGGAAACCATTATGTTCCGTttctttcaataaattttcaacgTCTTCGACTGTCATTGAATCTTGAGTAAGCACATGAAGGGCTTCATTTCGTCTGAAAATATCATTAGACTTGTTAACTATGAAGAGAAAACGTAAAAATCAAATCAAAGATATTTTAcaagaatataatattttaacgatAATGGTGCAATTACTTAGGTTGCATGACATCAGCCGCAAGAGTAGTATGTTGAAATTCATCTTTGCTATCAAGAAATGGATAACCGTTCAAACCAATGTGAGCATCATAAATGCCCTGTTTCCCAAGAGCATCGCCGACCCATTTACTTGCCATAGCGGCTGCCATTAACGGTACAATATATCGTACACCTCCAGTTAACTCAAACATTATTACGACGAGAGAAACAGTCATTCTAGTAACACCGCCGAGAACTGCTGCGGCACCAACCATTGCGTATAGTCCAGGAGTTATACAATCGACACCAGTTGAACATGCTTCACTAAATATCCAAATATGTGGATAATTATACGCTAGTTGCTCCATTCCAATCCCCACAATACGGCCCATTATCGCTCCCAAACAAAGTGATGGAATAAATAATCCGCAAGGTACTTTCATACCGAACGTAAATATTGTCATAACAAGTTTTAGAATTAATGCTAAGACGAGAAGCCATATCGCCTTATAAACTCCGGGGCCAGCTGCTGCAACTTCAATCGCTGATTTTACAGCAGTAAAGTTTCTATTATAATCACTATATAAACAAAAAGAGAAATTTACTATATTTTAAAACTAatgttaattttaaaaaataagagAGGGAATTTCTACCATAAAATGTCTGCATTTGATACTCCACATTGtctaaataacaaataaatgaGTTGACTTGTACTCATTCGTGTATATGGATTTGGATATCCAATAACAGCAGTTGCAACTGTTACGATTAGAACTTCGGTAACTGGATACTGGCCCAATTTTGAAGTTTTACGATAACGACACCAAAACAGATTTGCTTTAATAAACAAAGTAGCAATCACGCCCTattgaaagaaagagaaagggaaaaggGTAATTTAACAATCTTTAGAAAACTATGGAAGAAAATTTACAGAAAGATAAACTTACACCAATTATTCCAAGCATGACGAAGGGTATTAGCTCAAAAAATATCCAAGGCTTATTATATTCAACATAAAAAAGCACAGAGTGCTCGTTGCCAAATGGATTTATAGATCGTAAAATAAAAGCAGCTATCAAGGCACAGAAAAATGATCTCCATAAAGTTTTTAGTGGAAAGTAATAGCTCACCTGAAAaatgttgttaaatatattcaacCATTAGATATATCAAACTATCATTCTCCTGATACATACCTCTTCAAGACTAAAAAGAACACCCCCAATTGGAGCACCAAAAGCAACTGAAACTCCTGCAGCAGCAGCTGCTGAtaaaatttctcttttctttgcTTCATTTCTGCCATATTTTggaaaaagataagaaaatatatttcctaTGCAACAAGCTATGTGAACCATCGGCCCTTCTTTGCCTAAATTTAAACCTGCTGAGACCGATAGAATCAAACCTACTGATTTGATTATTAATGTCCACTTTCCTAAATATCCACGAATAATAAATCCACTTAGGATGGTCTTTATCTAAAACATGATTTTTcagtataattaaaaaatcattatagtttttattttcgttttttatatatttacctcAGGAATTCCTGAACCACAAGCGTATGGTGCAAACATTCTTACTAATGAGGCGGAAAGTGAAGCAAACAAAAGAGCCCAAGCGATGTAAAACATATACGAGATCATGTATGGTCCTGCACCATCTTTTGACTGACTAAATACTTCTGGCCATGTCCACCACTGAAAGAAGATTATGACATACAAACTTAAAcattattataaaagaaaagataataataaagcACATACCTGAGAGCAATTACCACCGTCAAAAGTTGTTTCATTATAACTCCAACAACATTGTTCTTTATTTAACCAAAATGCTTGTGGGCATATGCCAAATTTTAAATCAGTCATCCAAGAAGCCCCTATATCTATAATACCTGCTGCGACTCCTGTAAAGAGACCAACTAGCAAAACACAGAGCCATCCAGACCAAGCATCATGAGCTCCCTTGATTAAGCCCCAAATAGAATCATGTTTCTTTTTCACAATATATCGATGACGCATTCTATCTCGAGCGATATCTCGTTGCCAATCAATCGTGTGAAAGTCATCATATTGTCCGATACCAGGAATGTCATCGGAATCAACTGAAACTGAAATACAATTGAGCAATACAGAATGAAACTGTGTTCTACATTTTTACAAATTGAGTGTAAattacaatattaaaaaattacataatttATTACATACTGTGAGAGGAAGCATCGTCGATACGGACACAGTGTTCCGAAAGAACGGTGTTCTGTCCATGATGGGAATTTACATTATTAACTTCCAGCATGTCGTCGTCGCTACTTATAGTACTGTCACGTGCAGTATTTCGATTTCGCGATCGGACATCCTCTACGAAGTATACATCATCTGAATTTTCTATCTATAATTAATCAAAGTTTTCACTCTTTAAATTTTTGTTACTActattattcctttttttattattctcttATCAAATTTCttcatatattaatttttacctTTGTATCAACTGACTGGTACGTAGTTAATGTATGCTGATGATTTTGTGGAACTGTATTGTTCGATAATGTTGTACCTTTCAGTGGAAATTTCTCCATGGCATTGCAACCTGTAAAAGGAACTtgaatataaatacataatttatttatgtacatGTGTATAATATGTTTGAAAATAAGGAATAAGTTAATAACAACTAAATATTTTcacataaaataaatacataaaaaatactaTCTCTTCAATTCTCGTtaacaaatatattaataaaatcggTATTAACAGTTAAACAATGCACTAACTTAAAtggattattttataatataattgtataataactcCTCTCAACACAGTATCATTGTTTCTGACTACATTACTAAGTACGTTAGTAATATCATCTCATAGGAGATTATCTTACACTCATGTTGTAGGTACATTGTGTAGGATTATATTGATGAATAATACATAAAATGTTtatcttaaaaattaaaataatttctgtTGATATATACTACGTAATAATATATGACAATACTTATGACTATATTATATGATTGATTTTTAGTTTTTAGATAATATTAAACATAAACCTTGTATAACGAAAATCTAATTTAATTCTATCActgttatatataaaaatattttatcttatgAGATAGGCTTATGATAGTCTTCATATTAAGCATAATTTTGATCTGCATGTGCagcataatatttataaataaacagcATTGTCTTTTCCAAAATCGAAAAAAATGTagcaatattaaatattatgtaaatgcAAAATATACTTATcagaatattgaaaatattttctcaaaatattataa is from Bombus vancouverensis nearcticus chromosome 17, iyBomVanc1_principal, whole genome shotgun sequence and encodes:
- the ClC-c gene encoding chloride channel protein 3 isoform X1 — translated: MEKFPLKGTTLSNNTVPQNHQHTLTTYQSVDTKIENSDDVYFVEDVRSRNRNTARDSTISSDDDMLEVNNVNSHHGQNTVLSEHCVRIDDASSHISVDSDDIPGIGQYDDFHTIDWQRDIARDRMRHRYIVKKKHDSIWGLIKGAHDAWSGWLCVLLVGLFTGVAAGIIDIGASWMTDLKFGICPQAFWLNKEQCCWSYNETTFDGGNCSQWWTWPEVFSQSKDGAGPYMISYMFYIAWALLFASLSASLVRMFAPYACGSGIPEIKTILSGFIIRGYLGKWTLIIKSVGLILSVSAGLNLGKEGPMVHIACCIGNIFSYLFPKYGRNEAKKREILSAAAAAGVSVAFGAPIGGVLFSLEEVSYYFPLKTLWRSFFCALIAAFILRSINPFGNEHSVLFYVEYNKPWIFFELIPFVMLGIIGGVIATLFIKANLFWCRYRKTSKLGQYPVTEVLIVTVATAVIGYPNPYTRMSTSQLIYLLFRQCGVSNADILCDYNRNFTAVKSAIEVAAAGPGVYKAIWLLVLALILKLVMTIFTFGMKVPCGLFIPSLCLGAIMGRIVGIGMEQLAYNYPHIWIFSEACSTGVDCITPGLYAMVGAAAVLGGVTRMTVSLVVIMFELTGGVRYIVPLMAAAMASKWVGDALGKQGIYDAHIGLNGYPFLDSKDEFQHTTLAADVMQPKRNEALHVLTQDSMTVEDVENLLKETEHNGFPVIVSKESQYLVGFVLRRDLNLAIANAKRMTEEITGQSLVIFTNGNNVQTHSPPPLKLKKILDMAPITITDQTPMETVVDMFRKLGLRQTLVTHNGRLLGVITKKDVLRHVKQLDNEDPNSVLFN
- the ClC-c gene encoding chloride channel protein 3 isoform X2, with the protein product MLEVNNVNSHHGQNTVLSEHCVRIDDASSHISVDSDDIPGIGQYDDFHTIDWQRDIARDRMRHRYIVKKKHDSIWGLIKGAHDAWSGWLCVLLVGLFTGVAAGIIDIGASWMTDLKFGICPQAFWLNKEQCCWSYNETTFDGGNCSQWWTWPEVFSQSKDGAGPYMISYMFYIAWALLFASLSASLVRMFAPYACGSGIPEIKTILSGFIIRGYLGKWTLIIKSVGLILSVSAGLNLGKEGPMVHIACCIGNIFSYLFPKYGRNEAKKREILSAAAAAGVSVAFGAPIGGVLFSLEEVSYYFPLKTLWRSFFCALIAAFILRSINPFGNEHSVLFYVEYNKPWIFFELIPFVMLGIIGGVIATLFIKANLFWCRYRKTSKLGQYPVTEVLIVTVATAVIGYPNPYTRMSTSQLIYLLFRQCGVSNADILCDYNRNFTAVKSAIEVAAAGPGVYKAIWLLVLALILKLVMTIFTFGMKVPCGLFIPSLCLGAIMGRIVGIGMEQLAYNYPHIWIFSEACSTGVDCITPGLYAMVGAAAVLGGVTRMTVSLVVIMFELTGGVRYIVPLMAAAMASKWVGDALGKQGIYDAHIGLNGYPFLDSKDEFQHTTLAADVMQPKRNEALHVLTQDSMTVEDVENLLKETEHNGFPVIVSKESQYLVGFVLRRDLNLAIANAKRMTEEITGQSLVIFTNGNNVQTHSPPPLKLKKILDMAPITITDQTPMETVVDMFRKLGLRQTLVTHNGRLLGVITKKDVLRHVKQLDNEDPNSVLFN